The following coding sequences are from one Veillonella rodentium window:
- a CDS encoding YerC/YecD family TrpR-related protein — MSINEKLRSLQNDELFTAILTLKNIEECYAFFEDICTVNELKALSQRLQVAKMLRSGDSYETIVEETGASTATISRVKRCLVYGADGYTLALDRLGVQSNT; from the coding sequence AAATGAGAAATTAAGAAGCCTACAAAATGATGAATTATTCACCGCTATCCTGACCTTGAAAAATATTGAAGAATGCTATGCGTTCTTTGAGGATATTTGCACGGTCAACGAACTCAAGGCATTATCTCAACGCTTGCAAGTGGCTAAAATGTTGCGTTCCGGTGACAGCTATGAAACAATTGTAGAGGAAACCGGGGCCAGTACGGCTACAATCAGCCGTGTGAAACGATGTTTGGTATATGGTGCCGATGGATACACATTGGCCTTAGATCGACTCGGGGTACAATCAAATACATAA
- a CDS encoding TSUP family transporter: MDWLIGITGLPYDMLVLMLLCVAGAFAGFVDSIVGGGGLISVPAMLLTNLPPSVALGSNKLSSIFGAGSASITFLRNGMVDFSLVRKLLPFTFIGSMIGTVAVVSLPPLYVKPIIIILLVGVTLFVVFKRNWGEVNRTSQVMGRALYVCMAFALGIGMYDGFIGPGTGTFLIMGFIFTGFDFLHSSANAKILNFTSNLASLIVFFYLGHVQIYYGLAAAVGQVIGAYIGSQLAIMKGSSLVRVVFLLVTTVMLIKLVFDYITNL, from the coding sequence ATGGATTGGCTAATAGGAATAACGGGATTACCCTATGATATGTTAGTGCTTATGTTGCTCTGTGTGGCAGGCGCTTTCGCGGGATTTGTGGACTCCATCGTCGGCGGTGGCGGGCTCATTTCCGTGCCGGCTATGCTGCTTACGAACTTGCCGCCCAGCGTGGCTCTCGGCAGTAATAAACTATCCAGCATTTTTGGCGCCGGCAGCGCATCCATCACGTTCTTGCGCAACGGTATGGTCGACTTCAGCCTGGTTCGTAAACTTTTACCGTTTACCTTTATAGGTTCCATGATCGGTACCGTTGCTGTCGTATCGCTGCCGCCGCTCTATGTAAAACCCATTATCATCATTCTTCTTGTAGGTGTGACGCTGTTTGTGGTGTTCAAAAGAAACTGGGGCGAGGTGAACCGTACATCGCAAGTGATGGGACGGGCTTTATATGTTTGTATGGCCTTCGCCCTTGGCATCGGTATGTATGATGGTTTTATCGGACCGGGGACCGGAACATTTCTCATCATGGGTTTTATTTTTACGGGATTTGATTTTCTTCACTCTTCGGCGAATGCGAAGATTTTAAATTTTACCAGTAATTTAGCATCGCTTATTGTGTTTTTCTATCTTGGGCATGTACAAATTTATTATGGATTGGCGGCGGCCGTCGGTCAGGTGATCGGTGCGTATATAGGCTCGCAGCTGGCCATCATGAAAGGTTCGTCTCTGGTGCGTGTCGTGTTTTTATTGGTAACGACTGTCATGCTCATAAAATTGGTGTTTGATTATATTACGAACTTATAG
- a CDS encoding SDR family NAD(P)-dependent oxidoreductase, with amino-acid sequence MPHKSDVQVALISGGTSGIGFATAELLLKDGWCVAINGRNEREGQKAKMKLRRFSSKVRFVQGDVSKIEDCQRIVKETVNFFGGISALVTAAGYYEEELLADVTEAAFDEMFGTNVKGTVFLCQASLPYLRLAKGSIVTVASDAGLQGNVACSVYGASKGAVVSFTKSLSLEMAPHGVRVNCVCPGDVDTSLVDKQIAHAHQDMATAKAEMGQHYPLGRIGKPHEIGEVIAFLLSRKASFVTGAAWTIDGGLTSW; translated from the coding sequence ATGCCTCATAAAAGTGATGTACAGGTGGCATTGATTAGCGGTGGTACGTCGGGCATTGGGTTTGCTACGGCGGAACTATTGTTGAAGGACGGCTGGTGCGTAGCTATCAACGGTCGTAATGAACGGGAAGGGCAGAAGGCGAAAATGAAATTGCGCCGCTTTTCGTCAAAAGTGCGCTTTGTGCAAGGTGATGTATCGAAAATAGAAGATTGTCAGCGTATTGTAAAGGAAACGGTAAATTTCTTCGGCGGTATTTCGGCACTCGTGACTGCTGCGGGGTATTATGAAGAAGAACTTCTGGCGGATGTGACGGAAGCCGCTTTTGACGAGATGTTCGGCACCAATGTGAAGGGCACCGTATTCTTATGCCAGGCTTCGTTGCCTTATTTACGATTAGCGAAGGGCAGTATCGTAACGGTGGCCAGCGATGCGGGGCTTCAAGGAAATGTGGCATGTTCCGTATACGGCGCATCTAAGGGGGCTGTGGTCAGCTTTACTAAATCACTGTCTTTGGAAATGGCGCCCCACGGGGTGCGGGTCAATTGCGTGTGTCCCGGGGATGTAGATACATCATTGGTGGATAAACAAATCGCCCATGCTCATCAGGATATGGCAACCGCAAAGGCGGAAATGGGGCAGCATTATCCGTTGGGACGCATCGGAAAACCGCATGAAATCGGTGAAGTCATCGCATTCTTGTTGAGCCGTAAGGCTTCGTTCGTAACCGGTGCGGCGTGGACCATAGACGGAGGTCTTACAAGTTGGTAA
- a CDS encoding YkvA family protein — MNPLKIIKYGKFLSESRFVAFLGRYGKKLAFVQQAVTLFFCLRDEDTPKYVKAVIAGALGYLVLPIDIVPDTIAVLGWLDDMAVLGIAYKVANRYIKTSHQQQAKKFFPFGGNG; from the coding sequence ATGAATCCATTAAAAATCATTAAATACGGTAAGTTTCTCAGTGAATCCAGATTCGTCGCCTTTCTCGGGCGGTATGGTAAGAAACTTGCCTTTGTACAACAAGCGGTGACCTTGTTTTTCTGTTTGCGGGACGAGGATACGCCGAAATATGTGAAAGCCGTTATTGCCGGTGCCCTGGGATATCTTGTGTTGCCCATTGATATAGTTCCCGATACGATTGCCGTTTTGGGATGGCTAGATGATATGGCTGTACTCGGGATTGCGTATAAGGTTGCCAATCGATATATCAAGACCAGTCATCAGCAACAAGCAAAGAAATTTTTCCCTTTTGGTGGCAATGGGTAA
- a CDS encoding acyl-CoA thioesterase — protein MHIASIHVRFYETDMMGIAHHSNHFRWFEMARIEFLRHIGVTLWDMMNRDIVFPIMNVSCDYKEPARFDDEIHIETYLVKMTRAQMVFRYRMRRASDGALLATGETKNAFMSKSTGKIVRLEDTFYQPMLAAVEEMHHE, from the coding sequence ATGCATATTGCTTCAATACATGTACGTTTTTATGAAACCGATATGATGGGTATTGCACACCACAGTAATCATTTCAGATGGTTTGAAATGGCCCGCATCGAGTTTCTCCGTCATATCGGGGTGACATTGTGGGATATGATGAATCGGGATATCGTGTTTCCCATTATGAATGTATCCTGCGATTATAAAGAACCGGCCAGATTTGATGATGAAATTCATATTGAGACCTACCTGGTCAAGATGACTCGTGCACAGATGGTTTTCCGCTATCGCATGCGTCGTGCCTCTGACGGTGCATTGCTTGCGACGGGCGAAACGAAGAATGCGTTCATGTCGAAATCGACGGGAAAGATCGTACGGCTGGAGGATACCTTTTATCAACCCATGTTAGCAGCTGTCGAGGAGATGCATCATGAGTAA
- the murI gene encoding glutamate racemase — MSKRQQLPIGVFDSGVGGLSVLKVLQEQFPNEDFVYIGDNANNPVGNRSDDEITALACRIADALENQPVKLIVIACNTFTVVALDAVRERVSVPVIGVSQGVKSAIAASKSNTIGIMATVATVNSHIHKHVALEVDHEVLVWEQPCPELAGLIEQGHLDDYSVRDVCSEYLQPLLSREIDVVVLGCTHFPFVQSLLEELTEGRIRFIDPAFETSELVRRTLAGNDLFNPQETSGSVNLYFTKDIALGDTLSASFLDTSRRTIEYITL; from the coding sequence ATGAGTAAGCGACAACAATTGCCCATCGGCGTCTTTGATTCCGGGGTCGGAGGTCTATCCGTATTAAAGGTATTACAAGAACAGTTTCCTAACGAAGATTTTGTTTATATCGGTGATAATGCGAATAATCCTGTAGGAAATCGCAGTGATGATGAAATCACCGCGTTGGCATGCCGCATTGCGGATGCGTTAGAAAATCAGCCTGTGAAGTTGATTGTCATCGCCTGTAATACCTTTACGGTGGTGGCTTTGGATGCGGTGCGTGAGCGTGTGTCCGTGCCGGTTATCGGCGTATCTCAAGGGGTGAAGAGCGCTATCGCTGCCAGTAAGAGCAATACTATCGGTATCATGGCTACGGTGGCGACGGTAAACAGTCATATTCACAAACATGTAGCCCTTGAGGTGGATCATGAGGTTCTCGTTTGGGAACAACCTTGCCCCGAGCTGGCGGGATTAATCGAGCAGGGCCATTTAGATGATTATTCTGTGCGTGATGTATGTAGTGAATATTTACAGCCTCTTTTATCACGAGAAATTGATGTGGTCGTCCTCGGATGTACCCATTTCCCGTTTGTACAGTCTCTGTTGGAGGAACTGACGGAGGGGCGAATTCGTTTTATCGATCCCGCTTTTGAAACAAGTGAACTTGTGAGGCGTACATTAGCCGGAAATGATTTGTTCAATCCGCAGGAAACATCGGGCTCTGTGAATTTGTATTTCACGAAGGATATCGCTTTAGGCGATACGTTGAGCGCATCCTTTCTTGATACAAGTCGCAGAACTATAGAGTATATTACATTGTAA
- a CDS encoding coenzyme F420-0:L-glutamate ligase, with protein MAELELVTVPTRILTDNDDIVDAIIEYGGHNIGPEDIVCVAESVVAITQGHFTRPEELTPSWQARLINRFVPAEGSMSSVYGMQAAMEIDGKWKVLGAFILGALAKIFRKNGVFYSISRAAALADDVTGTMPPFDKHIVYGPKNPDKVAEKIVSRTGCYGAVVADVNDLKRSAVLGTSSGVDAGKIAKLLIDNPFGNDSQMTPIVIIKNYASVSAK; from the coding sequence ATGGCAGAGTTAGAATTGGTTACGGTTCCTACGCGTATACTGACAGATAATGACGACATCGTGGATGCCATTATTGAATACGGCGGACATAATATAGGACCTGAGGATATCGTGTGCGTAGCGGAATCCGTTGTGGCGATTACGCAGGGACATTTCACCCGTCCGGAAGAGTTAACGCCGTCCTGGCAGGCTCGTCTCATCAATCGTTTTGTACCTGCAGAGGGGTCCATGAGTTCCGTTTACGGCATGCAGGCGGCTATGGAAATTGACGGTAAATGGAAAGTTCTGGGTGCCTTTATCCTTGGCGCCCTTGCGAAAATATTTAGAAAAAACGGCGTGTTTTATTCCATTTCCCGTGCCGCGGCCCTTGCCGACGACGTAACGGGTACCATGCCGCCATTCGATAAACATATTGTATACGGTCCGAAAAATCCGGATAAGGTAGCGGAGAAAATCGTGTCCCGTACCGGTTGCTACGGTGCCGTTGTAGCGGATGTTAATGACTTGAAGCGCTCCGCCGTACTCGGTACGAGCAGCGGCGTTGACGCCGGTAAAATTGCAAAGCTTTTGATTGATAATCCGTTCGGTAATGACAGTCAAATGACTCCGATTGTTATCATCAAGAATTACGCATCTGTATCTGCGAAATAA
- a CDS encoding hydantoinase/oxoprolinase family protein, with translation MLLGLDVGGTFTDAVIIEGHRVIASAKARTTKDNLMDGIGAALDAVLQSLRTHAAKTGEDDSVMKSIEQVTLSTTVVTNTIVEHKEKPVDLYVITGPGMNVDHSFPVRPQYIKGYTDHRGIVVETSVVDISANRHKHNLAAVSAKFGVRNPQEELFVANQLKPHYDVISTGSSLSGSLNFPRRTISAYFNSAVTPVFTSFKMSVEEALRKRNITAPLYILKADGGSLPIAHMKSRPVETVFTGPAATVLGLYALRAVGDSHTVALDIGGTTTDISLWKQGRPLMTKNGVSIREYPSAVRSFAVTSVGIGGESVVRIEDGGLTVGPERVGPSAALGGKEPTLGDALIVSGFARYGDVKLAEESIRALDSSCPVEESAQKIIHTALQTIQCGIEDVVAAENKRPVYVVADIVNPDLFKPAQLVVVGGTASSLGESIGTYLNLPVTIPDNAAVANAIGAAVALSTIEITVHVDTKRRMLVVPELGIKEANCTLRRGDDVVDYAKTLLYAEADRLGLNHHQDVEIISLEDFPVVEGWRSLERLITVKVQLEAGVKHHVE, from the coding sequence ATGTTACTAGGACTGGATGTGGGCGGTACTTTTACGGATGCGGTCATCATTGAAGGACATCGTGTGATTGCATCGGCAAAAGCGCGCACAACAAAGGATAATCTTATGGACGGTATCGGTGCAGCCCTTGATGCGGTGTTACAGTCATTGCGTACTCATGCCGCTAAGACAGGCGAAGATGATAGTGTGATGAAATCTATCGAGCAGGTTACTTTATCTACGACTGTTGTGACCAATACGATTGTGGAACATAAGGAAAAACCTGTAGATTTGTATGTTATTACGGGGCCCGGGATGAATGTGGACCATAGTTTTCCCGTACGACCACAATATATAAAGGGATATACGGACCACCGCGGTATTGTAGTGGAAACATCCGTAGTGGATATTTCTGCTAATCGACATAAACACAATCTGGCAGCCGTATCGGCAAAGTTCGGTGTTCGTAATCCGCAAGAGGAACTATTCGTGGCGAATCAGCTGAAACCACATTACGATGTGATTTCGACGGGGAGCAGCCTCAGCGGATCCTTAAATTTTCCGCGGCGTACAATCAGTGCTTATTTTAACAGTGCGGTTACACCTGTATTCACATCATTTAAAATGAGCGTTGAAGAGGCTTTACGAAAACGTAATATTACAGCTCCTTTATATATCCTTAAGGCGGATGGCGGCTCGCTGCCGATTGCGCATATGAAGTCACGTCCTGTTGAAACTGTTTTCACGGGGCCGGCCGCGACAGTACTGGGGCTGTATGCCTTGAGAGCGGTCGGAGACAGTCATACGGTGGCATTAGATATTGGTGGGACTACGACGGATATATCCTTGTGGAAACAGGGACGCCCTCTCATGACGAAGAACGGTGTTTCCATCCGTGAATATCCGAGTGCCGTCCGGTCTTTTGCGGTAACCTCTGTCGGTATCGGCGGCGAGTCCGTGGTACGCATTGAGGACGGGGGTTTAACCGTAGGTCCTGAACGCGTGGGTCCGTCAGCGGCGCTCGGCGGTAAGGAACCGACCTTGGGGGATGCTCTTATCGTGTCGGGCTTTGCCCGATATGGTGATGTGAAGTTGGCCGAAGAGTCAATACGTGCCTTGGATAGTTCATGTCCGGTGGAGGAATCAGCTCAAAAAATTATACATACCGCACTTCAGACTATTCAATGTGGTATCGAAGATGTTGTGGCGGCGGAAAATAAACGTCCCGTTTATGTGGTGGCGGATATCGTGAATCCCGATCTATTTAAACCGGCTCAGCTTGTGGTAGTAGGGGGAACGGCATCGAGCTTAGGTGAAAGTATAGGAACATATCTGAACTTACCGGTTACCATTCCGGATAATGCGGCTGTGGCCAATGCCATCGGTGCGGCCGTGGCTTTATCGACCATCGAGATCACCGTTCATGTCGATACGAAGAGACGTATGCTCGTTGTTCCCGAACTGGGTATTAAGGAAGCGAATTGCACATTGCGTCGTGGTGACGATGTAGTCGATTACGCTAAAACTTTATTGTATGCTGAAGCTGACCGATTGGGTCTCAATCATCATCAGGATGTAGAGATCATCAGTCTGGAGGATTTTCCTGTAGTAGAGGGCTGGCGATCGCTGGAGCGTTTGATTACGGTGAAAGTACAACTTGAAGCGGGGGTGAAACATCATGTGGAATAA
- a CDS encoding histone deacetylase family protein — protein sequence MWNKGLSYRRRHGLISKGHSINDKHPDGNPYAIYNAGQLQAGMKPVEAVEDRQTLGLVFFPAFDWKISETHPERQERLLYTRDQIVEEGLLDLSNIREYNPVVADWDTIERVHVGAPDLASWVTEAHRVSAGGAIAAADAVLSCEVDRAFALVRPPGHHAMSMVHGIRGFCTINIEAVMIQHMRQQYGIKRIAVVDTDVHHGDGTQDVFYHDPDTLYISFHQDGRTLYPGTGFMDEFGGPQAVGGNIDIPLPPGTGDEGLLTVMRELVLPILEDFKPDIVINSAGQDNHFSDPLANMQVTAKGYAELVDLLQADIAVLEGGYSVQEALPYVNTGIILSMAGLDYSKVIEPAFDPVRYKQSKDVTVYIDDLISKWKVQWANRYDMAEAERLGSGPIWSDYRNIYYDETGVQEERIEKVRMYEDKVGWHSVLSRGQYGPYGPQSVYAMFIPWQADEDTRHDAVTEAKRAKIEGGADRYVVVDPLGMGQYEL from the coding sequence ATGTGGAATAAAGGCTTGTCATATCGTAGGCGTCATGGATTGATCTCTAAAGGACATTCTATAAATGATAAACACCCGGATGGGAATCCATATGCGATATATAATGCAGGTCAGCTACAAGCCGGTATGAAACCTGTCGAGGCGGTAGAAGACCGTCAGACATTAGGGCTCGTATTTTTCCCTGCCTTTGACTGGAAGATTTCCGAAACCCATCCGGAACGGCAGGAACGCCTGCTTTATACGCGAGACCAGATCGTAGAGGAGGGCTTGCTGGATCTCTCTAATATTCGTGAGTATAACCCGGTCGTAGCCGATTGGGATACGATTGAACGCGTTCATGTAGGGGCCCCTGATTTGGCTTCCTGGGTAACGGAAGCACATCGAGTGTCAGCCGGAGGTGCTATTGCAGCGGCAGACGCCGTATTATCCTGTGAAGTGGATCGTGCATTTGCACTCGTGCGGCCCCCGGGGCATCATGCGATGTCCATGGTTCACGGCATTCGAGGTTTTTGTACCATTAATATTGAAGCCGTCATGATTCAGCATATGCGTCAACAATATGGAATCAAGCGGATTGCCGTGGTGGATACGGACGTGCATCACGGCGACGGGACGCAGGATGTGTTTTATCACGACCCCGATACATTGTATATCAGCTTTCACCAGGACGGGCGGACATTATATCCCGGGACGGGTTTTATGGACGAGTTCGGCGGACCTCAAGCCGTCGGCGGGAATATAGATATTCCGTTGCCGCCGGGCACGGGTGATGAAGGTCTGCTAACGGTGATGCGAGAATTGGTATTGCCTATTTTGGAGGATTTCAAGCCGGATATCGTCATCAATTCTGCGGGACAGGATAATCATTTCAGCGATCCGTTGGCGAATATGCAGGTGACCGCAAAGGGGTATGCGGAACTGGTCGATTTATTGCAGGCGGATATAGCCGTTCTTGAAGGCGGTTATTCGGTGCAAGAAGCGTTGCCGTATGTCAATACGGGTATCATTTTATCTATGGCGGGGCTCGATTACAGCAAGGTTATTGAACCCGCATTTGACCCTGTGCGTTATAAACAGTCAAAGGATGTCACAGTATATATTGATGATCTCATATCGAAATGGAAGGTACAGTGGGCGAATCGATATGATATGGCTGAGGCGGAGCGTTTAGGATCAGGTCCCATATGGTCCGATTATCGCAATATTTACTACGATGAAACGGGGGTTCAGGAGGAACGTATCGAAAAAGTGCGTATGTATGAGGATAAGGTAGGGTGGCACAGTGTTTTATCACGCGGTCAATATGGACCGTACGGCCCGCAAAGTGTCTATGCCATGTTTATCCCTTGGCAGGCTGATGAGGACACGAGGCATGATGCGGTAACGGAGGCGAAACGCGCCAAAATAGAAGGCGGTGCCGACCGTTATGTCGTTGTGGATCCTTTAGGCATGGGGCAATATGAATTATGA
- the rph gene encoding ribonuclease PH has product MRSDNRTAGQLRPIKITRHFTEYAEGSVLIECGKTKVICTATVEDSVPRWLKGTGQGWVTAEYSLLPRSTQTRVSREAAKGKQTGRTVEIQRLIGRALRAVVDLNALGERSITVDCDVIQADGGTRTASITGAFVALVDAVDFTFGGAGKFPITDFCAAISVGIGSDGPITDLCYEEDSAAIVDMNVVRTGSGNLVEVQGTGEHGTFNRDELNALLDLAEAATDELMAKQREVLGTTANKVGKEFPTAPEV; this is encoded by the coding sequence ATGCGCAGCGATAACAGAACAGCGGGTCAGTTACGACCTATTAAGATTACACGGCATTTTACGGAATATGCAGAAGGGTCCGTATTAATCGAGTGCGGCAAGACGAAGGTCATTTGCACGGCTACTGTTGAGGATTCCGTACCGCGTTGGCTGAAAGGGACAGGTCAAGGCTGGGTGACAGCGGAATATTCTCTGTTGCCTCGCTCCACTCAGACGAGGGTCAGCCGTGAGGCGGCAAAAGGGAAACAGACGGGGCGCACCGTTGAAATCCAGCGTCTTATAGGGCGTGCGTTGCGCGCCGTCGTGGATCTTAACGCCCTCGGAGAACGGTCCATAACCGTTGACTGCGATGTCATTCAGGCGGATGGAGGCACCCGCACCGCATCTATTACCGGTGCATTCGTGGCGCTTGTTGATGCGGTGGATTTCACCTTCGGCGGTGCAGGAAAGTTCCCGATTACCGACTTCTGTGCGGCGATTTCCGTGGGAATCGGCTCTGACGGTCCTATTACCGATCTTTGTTACGAAGAAGATAGCGCTGCGATAGTAGATATGAATGTGGTGCGCACCGGTTCCGGTAATCTGGTAGAGGTGCAGGGGACCGGTGAACACGGTACTTTTAATCGGGATGAGCTCAATGCATTGCTCGACTTAGCGGAGGCCGCTACTGATGAATTGATGGCGAAACAACGTGAAGTCTTAGGTACTACGGCAAATAAAGTCGGCAAAGAATTTCCGACGGCACCGGAGGTATAA
- a CDS encoding XTP/dITP diphosphatase → METIVLATGNKGKIREFKEAFSHLSIECVPVKDVIDIDEPEETGTTFMENALLKARYYAQITKKPCLADDSGLTVDVLDGAPGVYSARYAGVHGDDNANNAKLIRNLQGNDNRSAHYVCALALVYPDGREITAEGFCDGLIQDEPKGTEGFGYDPYFYVPQCKKTMAELSIDAKESISHRGRALRKLIKCL, encoded by the coding sequence ATGGAAACTATTGTATTGGCGACGGGAAATAAAGGTAAAATCCGTGAATTTAAAGAGGCTTTTTCACATCTGTCCATTGAATGTGTACCGGTGAAAGATGTCATCGATATCGATGAACCGGAGGAAACGGGTACTACCTTTATGGAAAATGCATTGCTCAAGGCCCGTTATTATGCGCAGATCACAAAGAAGCCCTGTCTTGCGGATGATTCGGGACTTACGGTGGATGTGCTTGACGGGGCTCCGGGAGTGTATTCCGCTCGGTATGCAGGGGTTCATGGAGATGATAATGCGAATAATGCGAAACTGATTCGCAATTTACAGGGAAACGACAACCGCTCGGCCCACTATGTATGTGCATTGGCCCTCGTGTATCCGGACGGTCGTGAAATAACTGCGGAAGGCTTTTGTGACGGCTTGATTCAAGATGAACCGAAGGGGACAGAGGGGTTCGGATACGATCCGTACTTTTACGTACCTCAATGTAAGAAAACCATGGCGGAACTATCTATCGATGCAAAGGAAAGCATCAGTCATCGAGGCCGTGCGTTACGGAAACTTATAAAATGCCTGTAA
- a CDS encoding metallophosphoesterase family protein, translated as MKQIGIISDTHGYLENIDLVLKATENRHIDMWLHAGDYGDDARYMQDHTAIPVYAVRGNNDRVQPLEPREQLIPLEDTYIYMTHGHEVPYYNRIQELLYLGRSMGARLVVAGHSHHHGEYRQDDALFVNPGSISLPRDRSGGTFAVVTYDKGQFDVEFVYKQDIV; from the coding sequence ATGAAACAAATTGGTATAATCAGCGATACCCACGGGTATCTGGAAAATATAGATCTCGTATTGAAAGCGACAGAGAACCGACACATCGATATGTGGCTGCATGCCGGGGATTATGGCGATGATGCGAGGTATATGCAGGATCATACAGCGATTCCGGTTTATGCGGTACGGGGAAATAATGATCGCGTGCAGCCTCTCGAGCCGAGGGAACAGCTGATTCCTCTGGAGGATACCTATATTTACATGACTCATGGTCATGAGGTACCATATTATAATCGAATACAGGAATTGCTTTATCTGGGACGTTCGATGGGGGCGCGCCTGGTCGTGGCCGGTCACAGTCATCATCATGGCGAATATCGTCAGGACGATGCGCTATTTGTCAATCCGGGCAGTATTTCATTACCTCGGGACCGATCCGGCGGCACTTTTGCCGTCGTTACCTATGATAAAGGACAATTTGATGTAGAGTTTGTATATAAACAGGATATTGTTTAA
- the speD gene encoding adenosylmethionine decarboxylase — MDTQVKAKPKMKLYGFNNLTKTLSFNIYDICYTRTEEEKKQYIQYIDEVYNAERLTSILTEVSRIIGANILNVAKQDYDPQGASVTILISEEEIEKEDVVMHLDKSHLTVHTYPESHPHKGVSTFRADIEVSTCGQISPLNALNYLINNFDSDILTLDYHVRGFTRDVSGKKIYIDHRINSIQNYINAKTRNLYNMIDVNVYQENIFHTKMMLKEFDLDNYLFGITEDELSAREIKEIKHQLKQEMMEIFYGRNLPSVKA; from the coding sequence ATGGATACACAAGTTAAAGCGAAGCCTAAAATGAAGTTATATGGATTTAATAATCTCACAAAGACCTTGAGTTTTAATATTTATGATATTTGTTACACCCGTACCGAGGAAGAAAAGAAGCAATATATTCAGTATATTGATGAGGTATATAATGCGGAACGATTGACATCGATTTTGACGGAAGTGAGCCGCATTATCGGTGCCAATATTTTGAATGTGGCAAAGCAGGATTATGATCCGCAGGGGGCGTCCGTAACCATCTTGATTTCCGAAGAGGAAATTGAAAAAGAAGATGTGGTGATGCATCTTGATAAATCACATCTTACGGTGCATACATATCCGGAAAGTCATCCTCATAAAGGGGTCAGCACATTCCGTGCTGATATCGAGGTGTCCACATGCGGTCAGATTTCACCGCTTAATGCCCTCAATTATTTGATTAACAACTTTGATTCGGATATTCTCACATTGGATTACCATGTGCGCGGCTTTACACGCGATGTATCGGGTAAAAAAATCTACATTGATCATCGCATCAATTCCATTCAAAACTACATTAACGCAAAGACTAGAAATCTATATAATATGATTGACGTGAATGTATATCAGGAAAATATTTTCCATACGAAAATGATGTTGAAGGAATTTGATCTGGACAATTATTTATTCGGTATTACCGAGGATGAGTTGAGCGCTCGTGAAATCAAGGAAATTAAACATCAATTAAAACAAGAGATGATGGAGATTTTCTATGGTCGTAATCTGCCGTCTGTGAAAGCGTAA